In a single window of the Motilibacter peucedani genome:
- a CDS encoding helix-turn-helix domain-containing protein, with amino-acid sequence MTRRPTYRWRLRDLMAEHDMFATTALLPLLDERGIDLSPSQVHRLVTQAPERLSLPVLAALCDIFACTPADLIVTDVQIAADRKASGGGGEVLDLATTGRPRRARVRRDE; translated from the coding sequence ATGACCCGCCGCCCCACCTACCGCTGGCGACTGCGTGACCTCATGGCCGAGCACGACATGTTCGCCACCACCGCGCTGTTGCCGCTGCTTGACGAGCGTGGCATCGACCTCTCCCCCTCACAGGTCCACCGGCTCGTGACCCAGGCCCCAGAGCGGCTCAGCCTGCCGGTGCTCGCCGCACTCTGTGACATCTTCGCTTGCACACCAGCAGACCTGATCGTCACCGACGTGCAGATCGCGGCCGACCGTAAGGCAAGCGGCGGCGGCGGCGAAGTCCTCGACCTGGCTACCACTGGACGACCGCGTCGAGCGCGGGTGCGCCGAGATGAGTGA